From a region of the Synechococcus sp. PCC 7502 genome:
- a CDS encoding DUF561 domain-containing protein, which yields MTTLNQLRQTLTHRQALKIISGLQNFDSQFVAMVVEAATLGGATFVDIAADRNLIRQTKAQTNLPVCVSAIAPEKLVEAVDAGADLVEIGNYDSFYTQGRIFSGLEVIALTKATRNLLPETLLSVTVPHTLPLDQQVTLAEELVACGADIIQTEGGTSSNPLHSGILGLIEKAAPTLAAAHAISRAVSVPVLCASGLTDVTIPMAIAAGASGVGVGSAVNQLKDQIAMIAVVRSLKESLNSASVILR from the coding sequence ATGACAACCTTAAACCAATTACGCCAAACCCTTACCCACCGTCAGGCATTAAAAATTATTAGCGGTTTGCAAAACTTTGATTCTCAGTTCGTGGCAATGGTTGTGGAAGCTGCTACTTTGGGTGGTGCAACCTTTGTGGATATTGCTGCTGATCGCAACTTAATTAGACAAACTAAAGCTCAAACCAACTTACCTGTGTGTGTGTCAGCGATCGCTCCAGAGAAATTAGTAGAGGCAGTAGATGCTGGAGCCGACCTAGTGGAAATTGGTAACTATGATAGTTTTTACACCCAAGGACGGATATTTTCGGGGTTAGAGGTAATTGCCTTGACTAAAGCCACCAGAAATTTATTACCCGAGACTTTACTATCTGTAACTGTGCCTCATACCTTACCCCTCGATCAACAAGTAACTCTGGCTGAAGAATTGGTAGCCTGTGGTGCTGATATCATTCAAACTGAAGGTGGTACCAGTAGTAATCCTTTACATAGCGGAATTCTGGGCTTAATTGAAAAAGCTGCGCCTACCCTTGCTGCTGCCCATGCGATTAGTCGTGCTGTATCTGTGCCTGTGCTTTGTGCTTCGGGATTAACGGATGTTACTATTCCAATGGCGATCGCTGCTGGAGCATCTGGAGTAGGGGTTGGTTCGGCGGTAAATCAACTTAAAGATCAAATAGCAATGATTGCTGTGGTGCGTAGTCTCAAAGAATCCTTAAATTCTGCTTCTGTAATTTTAAGATAA
- the serA gene encoding phosphoglycerate dehydrogenase gives MPKILVSDPIDQVGIDILSQVATVDIKTNLTPDELVQVIPDYDAIMIRSGTKLTKQAIEAGKNLKIIGRAGVGVDNVDVPTATRQGIVVVNSPEGNTIAAAEHALAMMLSLSRFVPEANASIKSGKWDRKSFTGVEVYKKTLGVVGLGKIGSHVATVAKSMGMKLLAYDPFLSAERAEQLGVSLVELEILLRESDYITLHIPKTKETQHLINAKTLGIMKPNARIINCARGGIIDEAALTEALINGTIAGAAIDVFENEPLEADSPLRNAPASRLVLTPHLGASTEEAQANVAIDVAEQIRDVLLGLPARAAVNIPGLRPDVWQKLKPYLQLSEMLGNLVGQLAGGRVDNLDVRLQGEIATSDSQPIVVAALKGLLSQALQERVNFVNASLEAKERGIRVTETRDAAIEDYTGSLTLTAKGSQGQQSVTGALLGKGEIRITNINDFPINVAPTHYMLLTLHRDMPGIIGKIGSLLGTFNVNIASMQVGRRIVRGEAVMVINIDDPLPSGLLDEIGHIQGVTDAFMVNL, from the coding sequence ATGCCTAAAATTCTCGTTTCCGATCCTATTGATCAAGTTGGTATTGATATACTCTCTCAGGTTGCCACGGTTGATATAAAAACTAACCTTACCCCCGATGAATTAGTACAAGTCATTCCCGACTACGATGCCATTATGATTCGCTCTGGCACTAAGCTAACTAAGCAAGCGATCGAAGCGGGCAAAAACCTCAAAATTATTGGTCGAGCAGGTGTAGGCGTAGATAATGTTGATGTTCCTACGGCGACTCGTCAAGGAATTGTGGTTGTAAACTCCCCTGAAGGAAATACGATTGCAGCAGCAGAACATGCCCTCGCCATGATGTTATCTTTATCTCGGTTTGTCCCAGAGGCAAATGCTTCGATTAAATCAGGGAAATGGGATCGCAAAAGCTTTACTGGGGTTGAAGTTTATAAAAAAACCCTTGGCGTTGTGGGCTTAGGAAAAATTGGTTCCCATGTTGCCACGGTTGCCAAGTCCATGGGCATGAAACTGCTAGCATATGATCCTTTTTTAAGTGCAGAGCGTGCCGAACAGTTGGGCGTAAGCTTAGTGGAGCTAGAAATTTTACTGCGGGAATCGGACTATATTACCCTGCACATTCCTAAAACTAAAGAAACCCAGCATTTAATCAATGCCAAAACCCTAGGGATCATGAAGCCCAATGCGCGGATTATTAACTGTGCAAGGGGAGGGATTATCGATGAAGCAGCCCTTACCGAAGCATTAATTAATGGCACCATTGCGGGCGCAGCAATTGATGTATTTGAAAATGAACCCCTAGAAGCGGATTCACCCCTGAGAAATGCTCCCGCCAGTCGGCTTGTGCTTACTCCTCACTTGGGGGCATCTACGGAAGAGGCTCAAGCAAATGTAGCAATCGATGTGGCTGAGCAAATTCGAGATGTATTATTAGGTTTGCCCGCCCGAGCCGCAGTTAATATTCCCGGACTACGCCCCGATGTTTGGCAAAAACTCAAGCCCTATCTGCAACTTTCGGAAATGCTAGGGAATCTGGTAGGGCAATTGGCTGGAGGACGGGTAGATAACCTAGATGTGCGCTTACAGGGTGAAATTGCCACTAGTGATAGCCAACCCATAGTTGTAGCCGCATTAAAAGGTTTATTATCCCAAGCATTGCAAGAACGGGTAAATTTTGTGAATGCAAGTCTGGAAGCGAAAGAGCGGGGAATTAGGGTTACAGAGACTCGTGATGCAGCGATCGAGGACTATACGGGGTCTTTGACTTTAACGGCAAAGGGTTCCCAAGGGCAGCAGTCTGTGACGGGAGCATTACTGGGCAAGGGTGAAATTCGGATTACAAATATCAATGACTTCCCGATCAATGTTGCCCCCACTCACTACATGCTTTTGACCTTGCATCGGGATATGCCCGGCATTATTGGCAAAATTGGTTCTTTATTAGGAACATTTAATGTCAACATAGCGAGTATGCAGGTTGGACGACGGATTGTCAGGGGCGAAGCAGTGATGGTAATTAATATTGATGATCCGTTACCCAGTGGGTTGCTTGATGAAATCGGACATATTCAGGGTGTGACGGATGCCTTTATGGTTAATTTATAA
- a CDS encoding Ycf51 family protein has product MFTTAEFGTLTQGMGILVLVLALITAVAFGRSVSWRFRMVGITSFAVVLTAGLFALSLAPITRTSVEGALPYVLVYDRLGPEAVITVPSDIKAPQLEATLKQAATNLFSPGRNSLGESSTLKIRARTILHPREGVSQLVYLGELERSLRMRNDPDMTVKIFSDRLSNLQKL; this is encoded by the coding sequence ATGTTTACAACTGCTGAATTTGGCACATTAACCCAGGGCATGGGTATTTTGGTGTTGGTATTAGCACTGATTACGGCGGTAGCGTTTGGGCGATCAGTAAGCTGGCGATTTCGCATGGTTGGGATCACTTCTTTTGCAGTGGTGTTAACGGCGGGATTATTTGCGCTGTCCTTGGCACCAATTACGCGAACCAGTGTGGAGGGAGCTTTGCCCTATGTGTTAGTTTACGATCGCCTCGGTCCAGAAGCGGTAATCACCGTACCCTCGGATATTAAGGCACCCCAGTTAGAGGCAACCCTAAAGCAGGCAGCAACAAATTTATTTTCCCCCGGACGTAATAGTTTGGGTGAATCATCTACGTTAAAAATTAGAGCAAGGACTATTCTTCATCCCAGGGAAGGGGTTTCACAGTTAGTATATTTAGGAGAATTAGAGAGGTCGCTACGGATGCGTAATGATCCAGATATGACGGTCAAGATTTTTAGTGATCGCCTATCTAACCTTCAAAAGTTATAA
- a CDS encoding cysteine desulfurase family protein produces MSVYLDYAATTPTRPEVIDLITEVLRSQWGNPSSLHNWGERSTMAVERSRFMVADLINADPEGIIFTSGGTESNNLALWGITQQYDKPQHLIISAVEHSAIAQPAKVLSQMGWSVTELPVDQTGRVNPSDLIKEIQPNTVLVSVIFAQNEIGTIQPIAELGKICRDAKVLFHTDAVQAIGRIDVNLQVLPVDLLTISAHKIYGGQGVGALYVRPNLQLIPLILGGGQERGIRSGTESVAAIAGFGLAAELAKSEIATEMPRLRALSDQLFRELEDIPNLIPTGAKNELRLPNHVSFCHSSIDGRHIVRAMNATGIGISAGSACSSGSLIPSSTLLAMGFSHSQALGAIRLSLGLRTRSLDIEQAILSLKKALEISPSFKLN; encoded by the coding sequence ATGTCCGTTTACCTTGACTATGCGGCTACAACTCCCACCCGTCCTGAGGTTATTGATCTAATCACAGAGGTTTTGCGGTCACAGTGGGGTAATCCTTCCAGCTTGCATAATTGGGGTGAACGTTCGACTATGGCTGTGGAGAGATCGCGGTTCATGGTTGCGGATTTAATTAATGCGGATCCTGAGGGCATAATTTTTACGTCTGGTGGAACGGAGTCTAACAATTTAGCATTGTGGGGAATTACCCAACAGTATGACAAGCCTCAACATCTAATTATTTCTGCTGTGGAGCATTCAGCGATCGCCCAACCTGCAAAGGTTTTATCACAAATGGGCTGGTCAGTAACTGAACTACCTGTGGATCAAACTGGTAGAGTTAACCCTTCTGATTTAATTAAGGAAATTCAGCCTAATACCGTATTAGTTTCCGTAATTTTTGCCCAAAATGAAATTGGTACAATTCAGCCGATCGCCGAGTTAGGAAAGATTTGTCGAGATGCTAAGGTGCTTTTTCATACGGATGCTGTCCAAGCGATCGGGAGAATAGATGTAAATCTCCAAGTTTTGCCTGTGGATTTACTAACAATCTCTGCCCATAAAATCTATGGCGGTCAGGGAGTTGGGGCTTTATATGTTCGCCCTAATTTACAGTTGATCCCACTAATTTTAGGCGGGGGGCAAGAACGAGGTATAAGGTCGGGGACAGAATCCGTTGCGGCGATCGCTGGGTTTGGATTGGCTGCTGAGTTGGCTAAATCGGAAATTGCCACAGAGATGCCAAGATTAAGAGCCTTGAGCGATCAGCTATTTAGGGAATTAGAAGATATACCCAACCTAATTCCTACTGGGGCGAAAAATGAACTCAGGCTACCCAATCATGTCAGTTTTTGTCATAGTTCCATAGATGGACGGCATATAGTTAGGGCAATGAATGCGACGGGAATTGGTATTAGCGCTGGTTCCGCCTGTAGCAGTGGGTCATTAATACCTAGTTCAACTCTTTTAGCAATGGGATTTAGTCATAGTCAAGCTTTAGGAGCTATTCGTCTGAGCTTAGGACTTAGGACAAGGTCATTAGATATTGAACAGGCAATTTTAAGTTTGAAGAAAGCTTTAGAAATCTCCCCCTCATTCAAATTAAACTAA
- a CDS encoding cupin domain-containing protein: MNKKLTKNLILRLAGVATCSLATFYSASSWSKENTPEYKSDYKQDIKVTQLLKTQTTSIGQPINFATINKPEVTAVKVEIPPGKETGWHKHPHPGYAYIIQGTLTLELERNQKFTFKPGSTFVEVVGTLHNGKNLGNEPVILIAFFTAEAGQPFAIPANPK; encoded by the coding sequence ATGAATAAAAAACTAACTAAAAATCTAATCCTAAGATTGGCAGGAGTAGCTACCTGCTCACTTGCAACTTTTTACTCTGCCTCAAGTTGGTCAAAGGAAAATACTCCAGAATATAAGTCTGACTATAAACAAGATATTAAGGTTACGCAACTACTTAAAACTCAGACTACCTCCATAGGTCAGCCAATTAACTTTGCCACAATCAATAAACCAGAAGTAACAGCCGTAAAAGTTGAAATTCCGCCCGGAAAAGAAACAGGTTGGCACAAGCACCCTCATCCGGGATATGCCTATATTATTCAAGGCACATTAACCCTAGAACTTGAAAGAAATCAGAAATTTACATTTAAACCGGGTAGCACATTCGTAGAGGTAGTAGGTACTTTGCATAATGGCAAAAATTTGGGAAACGAACCAGTAATTCTGATCGCCTTTTTTACGGCGGAGGCAGGACAGCCCTTTGCAATTCCTGCAAATCCGAAATAG
- a CDS encoding J domain-containing protein has protein sequence MQQSECYRLLGLSRGASLEDIKLSYRRLARKYHPDVNQDDPAAADKFRLVQQAYQILKDVQLGIIPPQAANFSQSYHPEPQPTRTPPTPKVKVEVKSEVRSKDVRQKVDPIASDPELRLKLDTLRRLQDLLKQRKYIVAIAIAEGMRGKFPQSPEVIHWQAVTYHRWGNELILKKKYKEAEVFLNKALNTDPSNRELAFEVKRDLDRIAAL, from the coding sequence ATGCAGCAGTCTGAATGCTATCGATTATTAGGGTTATCACGGGGGGCATCTTTAGAAGATATAAAGCTCTCCTATCGGCGATTAGCAAGAAAGTACCATCCCGATGTTAATCAAGATGATCCTGCGGCGGCAGATAAGTTTCGTTTAGTACAGCAGGCGTATCAAATTTTGAAAGATGTGCAGCTAGGTATAATTCCTCCACAGGCAGCTAATTTTAGTCAATCCTACCATCCAGAACCCCAACCTACCCGTACCCCACCAACCCCTAAGGTTAAAGTTGAAGTTAAATCCGAAGTAAGATCCAAAGATGTTCGCCAAAAAGTTGATCCAATTGCTAGTGATCCGGAGCTAAGACTTAAACTTGATACCCTTAGACGGCTGCAAGACCTCTTAAAGCAGAGAAAATATATTGTCGCGATCGCCATAGCAGAAGGAATGCGAGGCAAATTTCCCCAGTCCCCAGAGGTAATTCACTGGCAGGCAGTAACCTATCATCGTTGGGGCAATGAGCTAATCTTAAAAAAGAAATATAAAGAAGCAGAAGTATTCTTAAATAAGGCTTTAAATACTGATCCAAGTAATCGAGAACTAGCATTTGAGGTCAAGAGAGACCTAGATCGGATTGCCGCACTTTAA